One Nitrospira sp. DNA window includes the following coding sequences:
- a CDS encoding tRNA-specific 2-thiouridylase MnmA has protein sequence MTGQTVLLGMSGGVDSSVAASLLVRQGYDVHGVTLQVWEHEDEHVAASKRWEERGCCKIGIAKFVAQRLNIPYEVVDRREAFQQGVIDDFVAGYASGTTPNPCVRCNERVKLRSLYALAQERGLDYVATGHYARVQQADGRWSLRRALDQRKDQSYFLYRVSASWLPKLLFPVGHMQKSEVWQEAEALGLPVEELKESQEICFVSHGDYRTFIEQEKPEAKKPGPFVGVDGEILGRHEGIAFYTPGQRRGLGIATGQRLYVKKVVPESGQVVLCTEDHLVQSDCCVADLSLFDDAVGRQPIETEVKIRYATPPAAATVVPSENGMLQIRFHQPQRALSPGQSAVFYDGDRVLGGGIIQRF, from the coding sequence ATGACAGGCCAGACCGTGCTGCTCGGCATGAGCGGCGGAGTGGACAGCTCCGTCGCCGCTTCTCTTCTCGTACGCCAAGGATACGATGTCCACGGTGTCACGCTCCAGGTGTGGGAGCATGAAGATGAGCACGTCGCGGCCTCCAAGCGCTGGGAGGAGCGGGGTTGTTGCAAGATCGGCATCGCCAAGTTCGTCGCGCAGCGCTTGAATATTCCCTATGAAGTCGTCGATCGGCGCGAAGCCTTTCAGCAAGGCGTGATCGACGATTTCGTGGCCGGGTATGCGTCCGGAACCACTCCCAATCCCTGCGTACGTTGTAATGAGCGGGTGAAATTGCGCTCCCTTTACGCCTTGGCGCAGGAACGGGGCCTGGACTATGTGGCGACCGGGCACTATGCCCGTGTGCAGCAGGCGGACGGGCGCTGGTCGCTGCGTCGGGCGCTCGACCAGCGCAAGGACCAGAGTTATTTTCTCTATCGAGTCAGTGCCTCCTGGTTGCCGAAACTCTTGTTTCCTGTCGGACACATGCAAAAGAGCGAAGTTTGGCAAGAGGCCGAAGCGCTTGGGTTGCCGGTGGAGGAACTCAAGGAGAGTCAGGAAATCTGTTTCGTGAGTCATGGCGACTATCGAACCTTCATCGAGCAGGAGAAGCCGGAAGCGAAGAAGCCCGGACCTTTCGTGGGGGTGGATGGAGAGATCCTGGGCCGACATGAAGGGATTGCGTTCTATACGCCGGGTCAACGTCGCGGGCTGGGCATTGCGACGGGGCAGAGGCTCTATGTCAAGAAGGTAGTGCCTGAATCGGGGCAAGTCGTGTTGTGTACGGAAGACCACCTCGTACAATCAGACTGCTGCGTCGCAGATCTCAGTCTCTTCGACGATGCCGTCGGCCGGCAACCGATCGAAACGGAGGTGAAGATTCGATACGCGACCCCTCCCGCAGCAGCGACGGTGGTACCTTCGGAAAACGGAATGCTCCAGATCCGATTTCACCAGCCGCAACGGGCGTTGAGCCCCGGGCAGTCGGCCGTGTTTTATGACGGCGACCGCGTGCTCGGCGGCGGCATCATCCAACGCTTCTAA
- a CDS encoding ATP synthase alpha chain — MQIKAEEISSIIKEKIKGFDQQVDVSQTGSVIQVGDGIAKVYGLDGAMAGEMLEFPGGLYGIALNLEEDNVGVVLMGDDVGIKEGDPVKRTGRIAEIPVGEALVGRVVNAIGQPIDGKGSINSPHFSRIEVVAPGVNTRQSVREPLQTGIKAIDAMIPIGRGQRELIIGDRQTGKTAIAVDTIINQKGLGVFCIYVAVGQKRSTVARVVKTLEENHAMDYSMVVAATASDPAPMQFLAPFSGAAIGEYFRDNGKHALIVYDDLSKHAVAYRQLSLLLRRPPGREAYPGDVFYLHSRLLERAAKLSDKLGGGSLTALPIIETQAGDVSAYIPTNVISITDGQIYLGSDLFYSGIRPAINVGLSVSRVGGSAQIKTMKQVAGTLRLDLAQYREMAAFSQFGSELDKATQMQLARGVRMVELLKQGQYKPMPVADQVLSIYAGVNGFLDDVPVEKVQQFEADLLHYVQQHHPELKKEVTSIGKIDDKVGGRLKEIITAFKQKMGYGAK; from the coding sequence ATGCAGATCAAGGCAGAAGAGATCAGCTCCATCATCAAAGAGAAGATCAAGGGCTTCGACCAACAAGTGGATGTCAGCCAGACCGGATCGGTCATCCAGGTCGGGGACGGTATTGCCAAGGTCTACGGATTAGATGGAGCCATGGCCGGTGAGATGCTTGAATTCCCGGGCGGTCTGTACGGCATCGCGTTGAACCTGGAGGAGGACAATGTCGGCGTGGTCTTGATGGGGGACGATGTCGGGATCAAGGAAGGCGACCCAGTCAAGCGGACCGGCCGTATCGCGGAAATTCCGGTCGGTGAAGCCTTGGTCGGACGTGTTGTCAACGCCATCGGGCAGCCGATCGACGGCAAGGGGTCGATCAACTCACCACATTTCTCTCGCATCGAGGTCGTTGCGCCCGGCGTGAACACCCGCCAATCGGTCCGCGAGCCGCTGCAAACCGGTATCAAGGCCATTGATGCCATGATCCCCATCGGTCGCGGTCAACGGGAGCTGATCATTGGAGACCGGCAGACCGGCAAGACCGCGATCGCCGTCGATACGATCATCAATCAGAAAGGCCTCGGTGTATTCTGCATCTATGTCGCCGTCGGCCAAAAGCGTTCGACGGTCGCCCGTGTGGTGAAGACCCTCGAAGAGAACCATGCGATGGACTACAGCATGGTGGTCGCGGCGACCGCCAGCGATCCTGCGCCGATGCAGTTCCTGGCGCCATTTTCGGGTGCCGCGATTGGCGAATACTTCCGCGACAACGGGAAGCATGCATTAATCGTCTACGATGACTTATCCAAGCACGCAGTCGCCTATCGTCAGCTGTCGTTGTTGCTCCGCCGTCCGCCTGGTCGTGAGGCCTATCCCGGCGACGTGTTCTACCTGCACTCGCGTTTGTTGGAGCGCGCTGCGAAGTTGAGCGATAAGCTCGGCGGCGGCAGTTTGACGGCCCTTCCGATCATCGAGACCCAAGCAGGCGACGTGTCGGCCTATATCCCGACCAACGTCATTTCGATCACCGATGGCCAGATTTATCTGGGCAGCGACCTGTTCTATTCGGGCATTCGTCCCGCGATCAACGTCGGTCTGTCGGTGTCCCGCGTCGGCGGTTCGGCACAGATCAAGACGATGAAGCAGGTGGCGGGAACGTTGCGCTTGGACCTCGCCCAGTACCGAGAAATGGCGGCGTTCTCCCAGTTCGGCAGCGAACTCGACAAGGCCACGCAAATGCAGCTCGCCCGCGGCGTGCGCATGGTGGAGTTGCTGAAGCAAGGACAATACAAGCCGATGCCGGTCGCGGATCAGGTGCTGTCGATTTATGCCGGTGTCAACGGCTTCCTGGACGACGTGCCGGTGGAGAAGGTGCAGCAGTTCGAAGCGGACTTGCTCCATTATGTTCAGCAGCACCATCCGGAACTCAAGAAGGAAGTGACCAGCATCGGCAAGATCGACGACAAGGTCGGCGGCCGGTTGAAAGAAATCATCACGGCCTTCAAACAGAAAATGGGGTACGGCGCAAAATAG
- a CDS encoding Polymer-forming bactofilin has product MWIKDKQEGKRQAGQSEGTDMENLEAAAPREGNEEINAFVGKGVSFKGVISYNGTVRIDGNLDGEIHTEGVLLVGEDAVLTAKITAGTVVCKGKITGDISAREKVKLRSPAVVNAGVKAPLLSMEEGVVFNGTLEMSQPATREPQGSTRGQGVKLVSG; this is encoded by the coding sequence ATGTGGATTAAGGACAAGCAGGAAGGGAAGCGCCAGGCGGGACAAAGCGAGGGGACCGATATGGAAAACTTGGAAGCCGCAGCACCGCGTGAAGGGAACGAGGAGATCAATGCCTTTGTCGGGAAGGGCGTCAGTTTCAAGGGCGTCATTTCCTACAACGGGACCGTGCGCATCGACGGCAATTTGGATGGAGAAATCCATACGGAAGGTGTGTTGTTGGTCGGCGAGGATGCGGTGTTGACCGCCAAGATCACCGCCGGCACCGTCGTATGCAAGGGGAAGATCACCGGCGACATCAGCGCCCGTGAGAAGGTGAAATTGCGCTCGCCCGCCGTGGTGAATGCCGGGGTGAAGGCGCCGCTACTTTCCATGGAAGAAGGGGTCGTCTTCAACGGAACGTTGGAAATGAGTCAGCCGGCAACCCGCGAACCGCAGGGCTCCACGCGCGGACAGGGTGTCAAGTTGGTGAGCGGATAG
- a CDS encoding Chromosome (plasmid) partitioning protein ParB produces MEKKALGRGLDALLPTGKTTVEPERGDVQELRLDAIVPNRFQPRQQFSEVELAELTASLKQNGLLQPILVRRKGDGIFELIAGERRLRAAKLAGMQKIPALIRNVSDQESMVLALVENLQRDDLNPMETARAYQRMLNEFGLTQDAIAQKVACDRSSVANMLRLTTLPPEVQQLIESDRLSTGHAKVILGLMTPAAQLNLANQIVKDQLSVREAERLVQEHAEARKPGKRPVRVPLRSDLEERLQKRLGTRVDVQKGRRGGKIIIHYFSPEELDGVLERLLN; encoded by the coding sequence ATGGAGAAAAAAGCCCTCGGTAGAGGCCTGGATGCCCTGTTGCCGACCGGCAAGACAACGGTGGAACCGGAGCGAGGTGACGTGCAGGAGTTGCGGCTTGACGCGATCGTGCCGAATCGGTTCCAGCCGCGGCAGCAATTTTCTGAGGTCGAATTGGCCGAACTGACCGCCTCGCTGAAGCAGAACGGCCTGCTCCAACCTATCTTGGTGCGCCGAAAAGGCGACGGTATCTTCGAGCTGATTGCCGGAGAACGACGATTGAGAGCGGCTAAGTTGGCAGGAATGCAGAAGATTCCTGCATTGATTCGGAATGTGTCCGATCAGGAGTCGATGGTGTTGGCGCTTGTCGAGAACTTGCAACGGGATGATCTCAACCCCATGGAGACGGCCCGTGCCTATCAGCGCATGTTGAATGAATTCGGGCTCACGCAGGATGCGATCGCGCAGAAGGTAGCCTGCGACCGTTCGTCCGTGGCGAATATGTTGCGCCTGACGACGCTCCCCCCTGAAGTGCAGCAATTGATCGAGTCGGACCGCCTTTCGACGGGGCATGCCAAGGTCATCCTGGGGCTCATGACTCCGGCGGCCCAATTGAACCTGGCCAACCAAATCGTCAAGGACCAGCTCTCCGTTCGTGAGGCCGAACGGCTGGTGCAGGAACATGCTGAAGCGCGAAAGCCGGGGAAGCGTCCGGTTCGAGTACCGTTACGGTCGGACCTGGAAGAGCGTCTCCAGAAGCGTTTGGGCACCAGGGTGGATGTGCAGAAGGGGCGGCGCGGGGGGAAGATCATCATCCATTATTTTTCACCGGAAGAATTGGACGGTGTGCTAGAGAGATTACTTAACTGA
- a CDS encoding ATP synthase delta chain, which translates to MIKTAVARRYAKALFELLDTASIEPARAALQGLGEAIAQSAALRHAVASPVFPEETKLSVLIELATRLGCPPIGKNFLDQLVKKNRVGFLPDIAEAFAKLVDASKGTQQVSVSSAEVLPAAEQNRITGRLREFLKREVDVTFHTAPEHVAGLHIRLGSTVIDSTVRGRLSAMQRLLTKE; encoded by the coding sequence GTGATTAAGACAGCTGTCGCACGTCGATACGCAAAAGCTCTGTTCGAACTTCTTGATACAGCCAGCATCGAGCCTGCTCGCGCTGCCTTGCAGGGGCTGGGAGAGGCTATTGCCCAGTCTGCGGCGTTGCGCCACGCCGTGGCATCTCCTGTCTTTCCGGAAGAAACCAAGTTGAGTGTCCTGATTGAATTGGCCACACGACTCGGATGTCCGCCGATCGGCAAGAATTTTCTGGACCAATTGGTGAAAAAAAATCGCGTAGGTTTTCTGCCTGACATCGCCGAGGCGTTCGCCAAGCTCGTGGATGCATCCAAGGGCACTCAACAAGTATCCGTCTCATCCGCGGAGGTCTTGCCTGCCGCCGAACAGAATCGAATTACCGGCCGATTGCGCGAGTTCTTGAAGCGCGAGGTCGATGTCACATTCCATACCGCACCAGAACATGTCGCCGGCCTCCATATCCGCCTGGGCAGTACCGTCATAGACAGCACGGTCCGTGGCCGACTGAGCGCCATGCAGCGATTGTTGACCAAGGAGTAG
- a CDS encoding Polymer-forming bactofilin: protein MWGETKKQAVAEDDKFTFLGKGTNFKGIVTFDGTVRIDGRVEGEVHTGGAVIVGESAIIKGVIAAGSVSISGRVKGTVTATQKVELQKPGILIGDIQSPVIAVEEGAHFHGMSNMGAEKWVEDEGAGLVSPPDPGVHDLVAHRGKVKTQEP, encoded by the coding sequence ATGTGGGGTGAGACAAAAAAACAGGCCGTCGCGGAAGATGACAAGTTTACCTTTCTCGGGAAAGGCACCAATTTTAAGGGAATCGTCACGTTTGATGGGACCGTGCGGATCGATGGGCGCGTCGAGGGTGAAGTGCATACAGGCGGGGCGGTCATTGTCGGAGAAAGTGCCATCATCAAGGGAGTGATCGCCGCCGGCTCCGTCTCCATCAGCGGGCGGGTGAAGGGCACGGTCACGGCGACTCAAAAGGTGGAGCTTCAAAAGCCCGGCATCCTCATCGGCGACATTCAAAGCCCGGTGATTGCCGTTGAGGAAGGGGCTCACTTTCACGGTATGAGCAATATGGGAGCTGAGAAGTGGGTGGAAGATGAGGGGGCGGGCCTCGTATCGCCCCCGGATCCCGGTGTGCATGATCTCGTGGCCCATCGCGGCAAGGTCAAGACCCAAGAGCCCTAA